A section of the Phaseolus vulgaris cultivar G19833 chromosome 8, P. vulgaris v2.0, whole genome shotgun sequence genome encodes:
- the LOC137824444 gene encoding germin-like protein subfamily 1 member 7: protein MKAVYFLVAILALTSSIASAYDPSPLQDFCVALNDTKNAVFVNGKLCKDPKVVKAEDFFRHVEPGNTSNPLGAQVTQVFVDQLPGLNTLGISLARIDFAPKGLNPPHTHPRGTEILIVVEGTLYVGFVTSNQDGNRLFTKVLNKGDVFVFPIGLIHFQLNVGYGNAVAIAALSSQNPGTITIANALFKANPSISPEVLTKAFQVDKTIIDYLQKQFWSDNNN from the exons ATGAAAGCTGTGTATTTCCTTGTGGCCATCTTGGCTTTGACGTCGTCCATTGCCTCTGCCTATGATCCAAGCCCTCTGCAAGATTTTTGTGTGGCTTTGAATGACACCAAGAATGCTG TATTTGTGAACGGAAAACTTTGTAAAGACCCCAAAGTAGTGAAAGCAGAAGATTTCTTCAGACACGTGGAACCTGGGAATACCTCCAACCCACTTGGTGCACAAGTGACTCAAGTGTTTGTGGATCAGCTACCAGGATTAAACACACTTGGCATATCTTTGGCTCGTATAGATTTTGCACCAAAGGGTTTAAACCCTCCCCACACTCACCCTCGAGGCACAGAGATCCTTATTGTTGTTGAGGGTACTCTCTATGTTGGATTTGTTACTTCCAATCAAGATGGAAACCGTCTCTTTACCAAAGTTTTGAACAAGGGCGATGTCTTTGTCTTCCCAATTGGTCTCATTCATTTTCAACTTAATGTTGGATACGGCAATGCTGTTGCAATTGCTGCTCTTAGCAGCCAAAATCCAGGAACTATCACTATTGCCAATGCTTTGTTTAAAGCCAATCCATCCATTTCTCCTGAGGTTCTTACAAAAGCCTTCCAAGTAGATAAGACCATAATTGATTACCTTCAAAAGCAATTCTGGTCTGACAACAACAACTAG
- the LOC137825022 gene encoding uncharacterized protein, with amino-acid sequence MEGELLNLITGKNLSKGTKDALVWNGDHNGVYSVKFAYQNMRNQNNGLVNDVFSLLWEAKAMPKALSTTWRILLGRLPTFDNLIRRGVAATSSLCVLCNTAEESSQHLFLECIYAQRAWSLCLRWIGILSVQHKDISVHF; translated from the coding sequence AtggagggagaattgcttaacCTCATTACAGGGAAGAATTTGAGTAAGGGAACCAAGGATGCCCTAGTTTGGAATGGGGATCATAATGGTGTTTATTCAGTGAAGTTCGCTTATCAGAACATGCGTAATCAAAATAATGGCCTGGTGAATGATGTCTTTTCTCTCCTATGGGAAGCTAAAGCGATGCCCAAAGCGTTGTCTACAACATGGAGGATCCTGCTTGGAAGACTTCCAACTTTTGATAATCTCATCCGGAGAGGTGTGGCTGCCACCTCTTCCCTTTGTGTTCTATGTAATACAGCAGAAGAATCATCTCAGCATCTGTTTTTGGAATGTATCTATGCTCAGCGTGCTTGGTCTCTGTGCCTTAGATGGATAGGCATCTTGTCTGTTCAGCATAAGGACATCTCAGTCCATTTTTGA
- the LOC137826915 gene encoding uncharacterized protein, protein MAHFSSGESSKPCSPQKAALYEDLKNAKQSNAHYLEVIRKMEAQLQSLELNREEMHQNRERRTPPPSRHSSRHSHGYYEDNPRPRHHYHEERRQHVAGPCFPNVKLPSFSGESDPNIYLGWEAKVEQIFDVNGVRDEFRVRLASLEFLDYAMQWWHQYLMDIELHKRPPVVSWNDLKACLRARFVPPHFRKDLLLKLQRFHQGALSVDDYFKQLDTLLIRVNMDESEEANIARFVSGLRRDIQDVVELQEYSSLENVVHLASKIENQLARKNAFKNSSKDNYYHSSWKNKNNSFSNIPSKDSTFKPRESKPSTSNSRPKSPPKSSSKKCFKCLSYGHIASNCPTKRTMYMHDGVDSSEHESESSRHSSPSRSPSESESEKPHEGDLLVIRRMLGQVLKPFDETQRENIFHSRCLINDRVCSLIVDGGSCANVASTRVVDKLGLPTISHAKPYKLQWLSEVGEIVVNKQVLITFSIGKYKDEVLCDVVPMEATHILLGRPWQFDRKVFHDGFTNKMSFNFHGHKVILKSLSPKEVHEDQVKMREKREKENDIKNSKRSLLMSTQQVTKVIVTQKPIFLAIPRTIGCESAKDSPTCLNNLVKEYEDMFQDPPKGLPPLRGIEHQIDFMLGVSLPNSPAYRTNPKETKRENEKTNEVHAKPSHNTFSTNSILLTRATPTRSTEFVDEFSPTWGV, encoded by the exons atggctcatttctctagtggagagtcctccaaaccgtgttcaccacaaaaggcagccctttatgaagacttaaagaatgccaagcaatccaatgctcactatctcgaggtgataaggaagatggaagcacagctccaaagtttggagttaaaccgagaagaaatgcatcaaaaccgtgagagaagaactcctcctcctagtcggcattcttcaaggcactcccatggttattatgaagataatccaaggccaagacatcattaccatgaagagaggcgccaacatgtggctggcccttgttttcctaatgtaaaacttcctagttttagtggtgaaagtgatcccaatatatacttaggatgggaggctaaggttgagcaaatttttgatgtaaatggggttagagaTGAGTTTAGGGTTagattagcttctttagaatttttagactatgccatgcaatggtggcatcaatatctcatggacattgaactacacaagaggccgcccgtggtctcttggaacgatttgaaagcttgtttacgcgctagattcgtacccccacactttaggaaagacctattgttgaaactccaacggtttcatcaaggcgcgctaagtgtggatgattactttaaacaattagacacgcttttaattcgagttaatatggatgagagtgaggaagctaatatagctaggtttgtgagtggccttcgaagggacattcaagacgtggtagagttacaagaatattcttctttggaaaatgtggtgcaccttgctagtaaaattgaaaatcaacttgcaaggaaaaatgctttcaaaaattcttctaaggataactactaccactcttcttggaaaaataaaaataactctttttcaaatatcccttctaaggactctactttcaaacctagagagtctaagccttccacttccaattctaggcctaaatcaccacctaaatcgtctagtaagaagtgttttaaatgtttaagctatggacatattgcttctaattgccctactaaacgaactatgtatatgcatgatggggtagatagtagtgagcatgagtccgaatcttctagacattcctcaccttctagatccccaagtgagagtgagagtgaaaagccacatgagggtgacctattagtaataagacgcatgcttggtcaagttttaaaaccttttgatgaaactcaaagagaaaatatttttcattcaaggtgtcttattaatgatagagtatgctctttgattgtggatggggggagttgtgcgaatgtggcaagcacaagagtggtagacaaacttggattacctaccatctctcatgccaagccctacaaattacaatggttaagtgaggtaggtgagattgttgttaacaagcaagtcctcattacattttctattggtaaatataaagatgaggtcttgtgtgatgttgtcccaatggaagccacacatattcttttaggtaggccatggcaatttgatagaaaagtttttcatgatggctttaccaacaaaatgtcttttaacttccatgggcacaaagtcattcttaagtctctctctccaaaggaagttcatgaggaccaagttaaaatgagagaaaagagagagaaagaaaatgatataaaaaattccaagagaagccttctcatgtccacacaacaagttacaaaggtaatagttactcaaaagcctatttttttagctattcctaggactattggatgtgagtcggctaaggatagtcccacatgtttgaacaatttggtaaaagaatatgaagatatgtttcaagatcctcctaaaggcttaccacctctaagagggattgaacaccaaatagacttcatgctcggggtttctttaccaaatagccctgcatataggaccaatcccaaagaaactaaaagagaaaatgaaaaaacaaatgaagtaCATGCTAAACCGAGTCAtaataccttctcaactaattcaattttgttgactcgtgctacgcctacaag gagtactgaattcgtggacgaattctctccaacttggggagtatga